In the genome of Oncorhynchus clarkii lewisi isolate Uvic-CL-2024 chromosome 22, UVic_Ocla_1.0, whole genome shotgun sequence, one region contains:
- the LOC139380736 gene encoding insulin-induced gene 2 protein-like has translation MADSTVVSDQQPPVSGQTTPSRGPYIAVITNRNTNLGIRGFMLFSIGVFLALVLNLLQVQRNVTLFPPDVISSIFSSAWWVPPCCGTASAMIGLLYPCIDSRLGEPHKFKREWSSVMRCVAVFVGINHASAKVDFANNVQLSLTLAALSIGLWWTFDRSRSGFGLGVVIALLATLSTQLLVYNGVFQYTSPDFLYIRSWLPCIFFAGVITMGNIGRQLALYECKRMSGKTHQD, from the exons ATGGCCGACTCTACAGTGGTCAGCGACCAGCAGCCGCCCGTGTCCGGTCAGACTACTCCTTCCAGAGGACCGTACATCGCGGTGATCACAAACAGAAACACCAATCTGGGGATCCGTGGGTTCATGCTGTTCTCTATAGGAGTGTTCTTGGCTTTGGTGCTCAATCTGCTGCAG GTACAGAGGAACGTCACTCTGTTCCCCCCTGATGTCATCAGTAGCATCTTCTCATCAGCCTGGTGGGTGCCGCCCTGCTGTGGAACCGCCTCGG CAATGATCGGTCTGTTGTATCCATGCATTGACAGTAGGCTCGGCGAGCCCCACAAGTTCAAGCGGGAGTGGTCCAGTGTGATGCGCTGTGTGGCCGTGTTCGTTGGCATCAACCATGCCAGCGCT AAAGTGGACTTTGCGAACAACGTGCAGCTGTCCCTGACGCTGGCGGCCCTGTCCATCGGCCTCTGGTGGACATTTGACCGGTCTCGCTCCGGCTTTGGCCTGGGGGTGGTCATCGCCCTGCTGGCCACTCTGTCCACTCAGCTCCTGGTCTACAACGGAGTCTTTCA GTATACCTCTCCAGATTTCCTGTACATTCGCTCCTGGTTGCCTTGCATCTTCTTCGCTGGTGTGATAACCATGGGGAACATAGGACGGCAGCTAGCCCTG TATGAATGCAAACGTATGTCAGGAAAGACTCATCAAGACTAA